The nucleotide window CGGCCCACTTCCTCCGTGGCAAATGACCTATAAAGGCATGACACTGATAGGAGATAGCATTCTCATCTCATCATCTCAACATAATTTGATTACACTGAAACAAACTAGTCTGAAAATTATTGGTAAAACACACACAGCTAGAACAAGGAAAACAACCATTATAAACAAGAGTCAGAACATGCAGAAGGAAGTGCAGCTAAAAGATAGACCACCATCTCCTGTTTCTGTCCGCTGGAGATGAGTTGCTCTGAGATCTGTGCAGAGGCTGTTCCCTGGCGCCGCCCTGAATTCTCACATCACCGGACGGTTTTCTTAACCAGAAAATGAGAACAATACCAACAATACTGACAATTGGGGCGGCAGCGAGGAATAGCCATCCACCTCTGCTGACCTCTCCACTTCTATTCACCGCGTGATCTAAACTGCGATGCTCAGCATTTGCAATACCGATATCAGACGCTTCTTCGTTCTCCAATTCAGAAGATGTATCATAGGTCTCCACAGCCGTGTCTGTGGGCTGAGACACATGCCTTTCGGTTTGGTTCAGGTTCCTTTTTGCCTCTTCGTACTCTGGATCATCAGTGGGGAGCTCGTATCTGCAAACCGGGCATGAGTTCCTTACATTCAACCATGGCAAGATGCAGGAAGGATGATAAAGGTGCCTACAGGGAAGCTGCTTTGCTTCGGTATCAACAAGTAATGGGTCCTTGCAGACCGCACAAATCTGGGTACCCTTTCTTCGATGGTCTTTTGAAACAACTACGGATGGGAGAGTCCTCACGAAGGATGCTGCTGCAGGAGGTGCCCCCCTTCTTGAGCTGTCAGTCTCTGCAAGCTGCTCAAGCAGCTCCTCGAATCCCCTTGCATCAACATAATCTCCTGGATTCCCAACATAAGTTGGTCTAATGTCTGATTCCTCAAAGTCAGCAAAAACATCAGAATACTCTGCTGGAGTTTCTCCTATCCTCAACTGAAACCAGGCACCATCTTGAGCTCTTCCCATACCATTACTACTTGGACTACCATTAGCATCCTGGAACTGCTGTTGTGGGTCCGCAAACATACTTAATTCAACCCAAGAGGCCTCTACCCACTCTCCATCTTCATCATCTTCCCCATCTGAGTTCCACTGATCAAGTCCTGCATGCATCGGGTCAATATCTGTGTCGGTGGATACATAGCTCTCATTCTCATGTTGCAACAACACTTGTCTGTCAATCAAGCTAAGTCTATCCAGGGAGGCATCTGAGTCTCCTCCATAACCACCAAAACTAACATTTGAGTCGGTTTCACCGAGCGCGGATTCCGATTGATCAAGAGCATCACTGTCATTATCAGATAATGCACTTTGCCGTCTCCAGGACCTGCTCCGGGATGCATAATAGCTGGCATGCCGCCGAACAGTAACAGGAGTATCACCTCCAGATTGTGTTTCATTATTGTGGTTAGCCAAATTAATCAGTCGGGAAAATCTATGAGAGAATAAATCCTCAATTGGCTCTGAGCTCCTGAACCAATCTCTCCTTTGTCTCCTTATTCGACGGATATCTCTAACGTTTAAATTTGTATGATTATCATCAAGAACCATGATTTTGCACTCCCTACAAATGTGTATTGCTTCAAAACCATCATTCAGCTCTGCCTCCAAAGAGAAAACTCTTCTGCATAATAAGCATTGTACACTTGGTTGGTTGGAATGATGAAATGAACTGTTATCTTGTGGTAAATGATCAGACGACTGAAGAGAAGAATAATGGGATTCTCTATCCATCTGGAGATTCTGGACTGATATATGACATTTGATAAAAGTCAATACAAATGAATAAAAAGACAATAAGGCCAAGCCAAATCAAATGATTTTTGATGCAAGTGATTCTACATTTGTAGAAAGTAAGCTGAAGGATCAAGCACTAACAAAACTTGTCAAGCAGGCAGTATATAAGAAGGGAAACTTGGGCTTCTATTGTTAACTATAAGAAACATCTTACACGGACCTAAAGTACCATCGGAGTTATAAATACAAAGTTCTGTTAAACAAAATGAATTGTCGAACAACCACAAATCGCTTGAATATTCATAAACCCCCATTTGTGTAATTGACAAAACTGACTGAAAAAAAAGTTGCCAAAACCTACTGCactagcatcatcatcatcatcatcatcatcattattattatttacatgtTGGCCACTCTAATCTTCTCCTTTTAAAAGTTATGAAGAGAATGATATCTTTacaagatcaagaaaacaaactTTGAAGAAAAACGTGTCATGACCTGAACCTGACAACCACGTTCATCAAGCCCCAAGGAGTACCCAGAGATGCTTTGGAGAGCAGGTAGCAACTCAAATACTAATCAAAGTCACTGGGTGTGCCAGATATGGGACTAATAATCCAGGCATCCACAGATGATCTATAGTCCCAAGGTACTATGGTCCACCTGCCATTGATGCCATATATGTTTGGAGATTCACCAATATGCACACTAGGTTCCAACCTAACCCACGTACCACACGGTTAACtaagagaaaaggaaaaaagaagagcaGAGTCCCATGCTTCACAACTTATGGCAGCAGATAATAAATAGAAAAATGCAAAATTTGAGCTAATCTTATTTAAATGAAAACAGAAACATATAAGATTAACAGTTGGTGGCTTTATGAAACACTATAGTTACCTATTCAACTTATCTTCAACAAGAAGATTTAGATATAAAGTTCACAGATGTGAATCACGGTTGCAACAGTACAATAAAATAGGTTCAACACTCCCATGTGTTCAAATACTTTAAAGTCGAGAACTCAGCAAAGTAGAAATATAACATTATTAGACATACACCTCGCAATTTAGCTTAATGATGAGAGTTTCTCTCCATCGTGGTCAAGGGAACCATCTTCTGCGATAGTTGTCTTTGACCCACAAAGTAGAAATATAACATTATTAGACATACACCTCGCAATTTAGCTTAATGATGAGAGTTTCTCTCCATCGTGGTCAAGGGAACCATCTTCTGCGATAGTTGTCTTTGACCCACAAAGTCTTGAATGCTCTACTTATATCCATCAATAATAAAAAGATAATGGTCGAGGAAAGCCGCATGATTATTAATACATTTTAAACTATCAGCATTGAACAATTGATTAGAAAGCTAGCCAACTTCTAGTTTTGACTATAATTTATGGTCATGAAGTAAGAGTTCTAAAGCATACAGTCTTAAGtgctaattattttttaatgcaTTAGACTGGAGTTGTTTTTTCTCAATATAAAAATTTGCAATCAGACAAAGATAGGATTGAATCAGATCATAATGCTGTGAGTTGGGCATAACAAATAAAAACTCCATGACAGAAGCACAATCTCCCTTTCCTGAATATCGAAGGGATGCAAGTGCATGGTCAAGCTTCTCATTTCTTAATCCATCATGACAACGGGGCATGACAGACAATTCTTATTTTTATAGAATATCAACTATAAAATAAATGTTTACAAGCATATATGAGAAGCAATCATTGACTTCATTTACATATCATTTCTACTAACACGACAATGCAAAAGTTCTATAACTTAAAATTCAGCAAAATGAGTTAAAACTTGGGAATGCATGTTTTATGCATTGCAAGAACCAACCATTAATTTTCTTATGGGACCTTCAGTCTCCAACATAGGTCCCATGACACTGCTAAAGCTAAGATTGCAACAGAAGCATCACAATTATCTCTAGCAAGATGTGTGGATATACATAACCAAAAAATACATCATAAATTTGcatcttatttttaaaattttgaatcatCAGGAAGCCCATCTGAAGACTGTCATGCGGTGTGAAATCCAAATCGTCTAATATCAGTCAGCTTGGAAATATGTATCACAGAGACAATTCCACCACGTGTGGGAATGTTAACTTTAATTTACCATTAAAAACATACATTATGAAACCATAAAAGTAAAACTCAATACTTTTCTAATTTGTGCTAGAAAGATTGCACAAGATGAAGTGATTGCAGACATTTGCTACAATGAGTAGTTCTATCATCCCTTTATTTTCTTTCCCCTAGTGAAACATAATTTCTCCAATGCCCCACCCCCAAAAACCTATATAATTTCTCCAAAAAATCCCGCAACGTAGTTCTATCATCCctttattttctttccccttttgcgCTCAAAACTAGGGCTGACAAAGATCGCCGAGTTTGAAAACTTCTAACCCTAGCAGACAATATGTCCAACAAAATTAAGATAAtgactccgatcaaaatatgcccTTGAATTTATTATATTAGGAAATAACAACAAAACAACAACCAATATATTCAGGATCAACGAGATCGAGGAAGTCGAACCTCAAAAGCCAAATGATACATTAAACGTCATACTACGCGATAAACAAGATGAACTATCACAACAGAATCACAAACGAGCATCAAACTGCAAGCGCTTACCTTACCGCAGTTTTGCCACCATAAGATCGCCCAGGGAGAGGGCAAGAATGTTGACCAAGCCGACGAAATCCCAAGAAAGAGGAACGGACCGATTGGACCAAAATAGAAGTTCAAATTAGAAGATCCGAAGAGGAATTCTCGGGCTCTTGATGGAGAAGATCCGCGATTTGGGTCGGCAAGCGGGAACCCGATCGGAAGAAATCGCAAGGAGGTCAGAGGGATTACAAAGAACGAAGAGAGTGCGTGTGAGAGAAGACTTCGGAGGAAACCGGTCCGGTCCGGTCGAAGTGCCCCTTCGCGGTTCTGTCACGGAGTCGGCCGCGTAACTTCGACCAAGGATTACCTAAAACCAGATCTAGAGCACAAGCAACCTGAACTCAATCGAACCGCTTTGGTTCGAGGTCAGGCGAACCCAACGCATACAAGACAGGAAAGGGTCGCTGACCTGGAACCAATTTGGAGAAGATAAGGGTCGTCGTCTTCCTGCTTTGATTTCTTCTTCTGGTTTCAAGTGGTCTTAGAAAGAGTCGCCTCCGATTTGGCGTGTTCTTGTCGCCGGAAGCTTACGCATCAGCAATTGAGAAACTGGAGATACTGGAGAAGGAGCTCAAAGGAAGGAAGTTTCTCGATGGAGAAACCATCTGCGAGTAGATTTATAGTTCGAGTTCAAACAGGTGGTGACCTCAATCTTCACAGTTCTTCAGATCAGTGAGCATTGTCGAAACATTGGCTCCCATATATTAACTTATAACTTCTTCGGAAGAACAAACGTGCCTGTGGTACACATGATCTGTCACGCATGGCCTTTGCAGACCAAAAATGCAATTGTACATCAGTTCATCACCTCATTATCACTGAAATAAATTCAACTCAGTTTAATCTATGCTTCTCGAAATGGTTGTAGAAAGAAGTGCTTTGGTTTTTATATGAGATATATAGAGTACAATACCAACAGCAGAAGTCCTTGCTTTCCTCTGACAATAAGCAGGACAACACACCTTCCAAAGAAATGAAGAAACGGAGTCCATCCTCAACATTGACAATCACAGTAGACTTAAGGCAATGAAAGAATTACAGAGGGAAAACATGCTAACATTCAGGATTAGGTTGTAAACCacctgaagagagagagagagagagagagagagagagagagagagagagaagggcggTGAACAGAATATACTGGTGTTTTAATGCAGTTTCTGTTTCTAAGCAGCTTGGTCTTGCGCTTCCTCCTCGGATGTCCAAACAACTTCCTTGAGGCTGTTAGAGAGATTCTTATAGAACTGCAGATAGAAAAATGATTAGGATCAGCAAAACTGCTCAAAAGAACAACATAAAATTGCTCAATTCAGATTTTGGCAACAGTTGCCTGAACTTTTTAGTATATTCAGCCTCAGGATCAGGGGAGAAGTAACTTTTGGGCTGGATAAGTTTCATGCTGTTTCCAACTCATAATAGTGAAGAAAACTTGGTTTTGTTTAGAACTCATAATACTCTCATCAGTGGGCTTCTTTTCATCCCCAAATGAGAAAACTTGTTTTCTAATTATCTTACCTAAATATCTTCGCCGTCTAGTGAGTGAAATGTCGTATCACACAATTTTATATGCTCTAATGAGAAATGTAAAGACCCATACAAAATACAGGATATGAAGACATAATGTTGAAGAAGGATGAAGATTTACGCTTCCTTGAAGAATTGCTTAAAAAAAAGTGAGAAGATAATTGCACCATTATAGACAAGTGCATGGATTTGCTTTTCAAGAGACAGGCTGGTAGTGAACATAAAGAGGAAGCAATAATTGAGCTAAGATAGTATGTAATGATTCTGTAGCATCAGTATGTTCAACTCATTAGCTTTAAGTGCAAAAGTCAAGCTGGGATGAACATAAAGATTCTTTTGTCATCTAGAAGACTCGAGTAATACCTAATGGTTGCATGGCCCATCAAATAGTTAGTTCAAGTTTGTTTTAGTACCTTATGGAATTCCAAAGTGTCTCCTTTTGCTTTTCGCACCTCTACCATATGAAGAGAGGGTGCCACTTGAAAAATCTGAGAATTGATGGAAGAAGCATCAGCAAAAAGGATTAATCCCTCAACATAAGTTCTGCACCTTTCACAGTACCTCAGTTGCGACTTTGAGATTCCCTTTCCTCCCAGCTTTTATGTTTTCCAGCTTCATCTGAATGGCAAAAAGGGTAGACAATGAAGTACTGCAAAGTGGTATTTGTTAAGAGATACTTCATATGAAATGGACATGACACCTTGTAATTCTTTTTCTGAACATCAAATCCAAGTGGTTTTGCAGCTTCTTCAATCTTGCTGATAATTTCATTGGCTGGACATGTTGCTGTAAATCTTGTTTCCCTTTTGAATTCCTGTAACAAAAAGGAAgtgcaaatgaatcaaaaacatcgCCACTACCAAGTTTGAGCAACTATCCCCAGGGAAGAATCAGAATACAGGTATTCTTGATATGCTGTTAGACGATAAAGAGAAAAAGAGCTTGACAACTAAGCTGCATAGCACCAGAACATGTCACAGTATCAATTGTTTGATGGAGATCCGGAGTGGAATCTTCATCTTGCTTGAATGCAAGTTATGCAACACAAATGAAATAAAGTCAAACATCTGAACCTGTTCTACGTCAAACAAATTGCCAAGATCAAGGCCCTTTGACATCGATATCAGTTCAAAGGCATTCATTGATGTTGGTTGTTCTTCATTCTCCTTCACATGATGTTCCTGTAATAGAAATGCACATTTTCTTTATACGACCATAAGTCATAAATGTCACAGATGACttatgaaagaaaatattttagtaGGCTTTGACGAAAGTAATAATAAGATTTTTAGAACAAGTCAGTGAAGATCATCTTCGACTCACTTCTGAGTCTTTGAAAACGGCATCCACATCATCCAAATTTGCATCATATTTTTCCTCAAACACAGGGGGCTTGTAGCCTTTCTTGAACCAGTCATCCTTCAATATCTCTGGAATAGTTATACGCTGCCATTATTTCATAAGAAGCTGGTCAGCTATAATGCTTAGGCAAATGAAGCACTCTTGTCCAGCTTAACAAAGCAAAGACATTTGTTCTGTTAAGAACAAATTCAGGTTAAAAGCACAACATAGTTAAGATAAccaaataaatagataaaaccTTGTATGGATGTGTCCATAATTTGGTGAATTCGAATGAGAATCCACGGTAATCGGTCATATCTAACTTCTTACGTTTATATGCTTATTAAATGACAAGCCATTTTATACTGCATCACATTCTCATTTTAAGTTGCCAAAGAGTACTTACTGTCACTGGATTTGGATCCAGTATTCTGGACAATAATTTCATGGCATCAAAAGAAAGCCAAGATGGGCATGTAAACTCAGCAGCTGAAATCTGCATGTAAAAGAAGTATTCTCAATTTCCGCAAACACATGTAGAAATGCAGTGTGATGCAGAAATCCTATGTACAGTGTAATGCTCACTTTGTTGTACAAGGTCATAAGATTAGAATCCTCAAAAGGCAAGTATCCTGCTAACAGTACAAATAGGATGACTCCACATGACCATAAATCTGCAGTTGCTCCATCATAACCTCTATCATTGAGAACCTAATGAGAAGAAATCTATCTTAGTCAAATACAGTTTTTAACCTCAGAAGTAGTGTCAAGCATTGCAGCCATAGGATAGTCATCTGCACCTCTGGAGCAACATAATTTGGAGTACCACAGGCAGTATGAAGCAAGCCATCATCCTGGAAAAAATATCATTGAGATTTGAAGTTCAGATATCAATCTTGAGGACTAACAATTAGCCATAAGATAAATGAACCTACAAACAACTAGTATCGAAATCTTATAGGTTGTAAACATAATGTAGTTAAATTCAGTAAAACTGCTCATTAATGTATCTACTAAGTACACAAATAAGAGACCTTTAAAACAATTTATCTCTTGGTTTTTGTTTAACTATTGTGGAGTTTACAATGGAGTCAACCTTCATTTTTCAAAAACCATATTTGATTTTGAATTAGCAGGAGCAATCGTATTTTACACTATACCGGTTCAATTCTCCATACATACACACATTGTTGCCATTG belongs to Musa acuminata AAA Group cultivar baxijiao chromosome BXJ1-11, Cavendish_Baxijiao_AAA, whole genome shotgun sequence and includes:
- the LOC103971910 gene encoding uncharacterized protein LOC103971910 isoform X1, with amino-acid sequence MDRESHYSSLQSSDHLPQDNSSFHHSNQPSVQCLLCRRVFSLEAELNDGFEAIHICRECKIMVLDDNHTNLNVRDIRRIRRQRRDWFRSSEPIEDLFSHRFSRLINLANHNNETQSGGDTPVTVRRHASYYASRSRSWRRQSALSDNDSDALDQSESALGETDSNVSFGGYGGDSDASLDRLSLIDRQVLLQHENESYVSTDTDIDPMHAGLDQWNSDGEDDEDGEWVEASWVELSMFADPQQQFQDANGSPSSNGMGRAQDGAWFQLRIGETPAEYSDVFADFEESDIRPTYVGNPGDYVDARGFEELLEQLAETDSSRRGAPPAAASFVRTLPSVVVSKDHRRKGTQICAVCKDPLLVDTEAKQLPCRHLYHPSCILPWLNVRNSCPVCRYELPTDDPEYEEAKRNLNQTERHVSQPTDTAVETYDTSSELENEEASDIGIANAEHRSLDHAVNRSGEVSRGGWLFLAAAPIVSIVGIVLIFWLRKPSGDVRIQGGAREQPLHRSQSNSSPADRNRRWWSIF
- the LOC103971910 gene encoding uncharacterized protein LOC103971910 isoform X3 encodes the protein MVLDDNHTNLNVRDIRRIRRQRRDWFRSSEPIEDLFSHRFSRLINLANHNNETQSGGDTPVTVRRHASYYASRSRSWRRQSALSDNDSDALDQSESALGETDSNVSFGGYGGDSDASLDRLSLIDRQVLLQHENESYVSTDTDIDPMHAGLDQWNSDGEDDEDGEWVEASWVELSMFADPQQQFQDANGSPSSNGMGRAQDGAWFQLRIGETPAEYSDVFADFEESDIRPTYVGNPGDYVDARGFEELLEQLAETDSSRRGAPPAAASFVRTLPSVVVSKDHRRKGTQICAVCKDPLLVDTEAKQLPCRHLYHPSCILPWLNVRNSCPVCRYELPTDDPEYEEAKRNLNQTERHVSQPTDTAVETYDTSSELENEEASDIGIANAEHRSLDHAVNRSGEVSRGGWLFLAAAPIVSIVGIVLIFWLRKPSGDVRIQGGAREQPLHRSQSNSSPADRNRRWWSIF
- the LOC103971911 gene encoding CBL-interacting protein kinase 32, which translates into the protein MNTTKVKRRVGKYELGRTIGEGTFAKVKFARNIETGEPVAIKILDKEKVLKHKLVEQIKREIATMKLIKHPHVVRIYEVMGSKTKIFIVLEFVTGGELLDKIVNHGRMREDEARRYFQQLINAVDYCHSRGVYHRDLKPENLLLDAYGNLKVSDFGLSALSRQVRDDGLLHTACGTPNYVAPEVLNDRGYDGATADLWSCGVILFVLLAGYLPFEDSNLMTLYNKISAAEFTCPSWLSFDAMKLLSRILDPNPVTRITIPEILKDDWFKKGYKPPVFEEKYDANLDDVDAVFKDSEEHHVKENEEQPTSMNAFELISMSKGLDLGNLFDVEQEFKRETRFTATCPANEIISKIEEAAKPLGFDVQKKNYKMKLENIKAGRKGNLKVATEIFQVAPSLHMVEVRKAKGDTLEFHKFYKNLSNSLKEVVWTSEEEAQDQAA
- the LOC103971910 gene encoding uncharacterized protein LOC103971910 isoform X2, with the translated sequence MVAKLRRVFSLEAELNDGFEAIHICRECKIMVLDDNHTNLNVRDIRRIRRQRRDWFRSSEPIEDLFSHRFSRLINLANHNNETQSGGDTPVTVRRHASYYASRSRSWRRQSALSDNDSDALDQSESALGETDSNVSFGGYGGDSDASLDRLSLIDRQVLLQHENESYVSTDTDIDPMHAGLDQWNSDGEDDEDGEWVEASWVELSMFADPQQQFQDANGSPSSNGMGRAQDGAWFQLRIGETPAEYSDVFADFEESDIRPTYVGNPGDYVDARGFEELLEQLAETDSSRRGAPPAAASFVRTLPSVVVSKDHRRKGTQICAVCKDPLLVDTEAKQLPCRHLYHPSCILPWLNVRNSCPVCRYELPTDDPEYEEAKRNLNQTERHVSQPTDTAVETYDTSSELENEEASDIGIANAEHRSLDHAVNRSGEVSRGGWLFLAAAPIVSIVGIVLIFWLRKPSGDVRIQGGAREQPLHRSQSNSSPADRNRRWWSIF